The following are encoded in a window of Pedobacter cryoconitis genomic DNA:
- a CDS encoding cupin-like domain-containing protein gives MKFDLTQIDCVDDISKEDFEKNYLNARRPLVIKNMAKNWPAYEKWSMDYMKTVVGDKLVPLYDSSKADPSKPINAAATEMKFADYIDLIKTTPTDLRIFLFDPIKQAPKLLNDYIAPKELMGGFLDSYPNMFFGGKGSVTFLHYDIDMAHIFHTHFNGRKHVILFENKWKERLYQIPYATYALEDYDIENPDFDKFPALKGVKGIEAYLEHGDTLFMPTGYWHWMKYLDGSFSISLRAWDKSWAVKAKSLYNLIIQRKFDDFMKANFREKYMAWKERLAIKRANKALAEHAPS, from the coding sequence ATGAAGTTTGATTTAACTCAGATTGATTGCGTTGATGATATTTCCAAAGAGGATTTTGAAAAAAACTATCTCAATGCACGCAGGCCATTAGTCATTAAGAACATGGCTAAAAACTGGCCGGCATATGAGAAGTGGTCTATGGATTACATGAAAACTGTAGTTGGAGATAAATTAGTACCGCTCTACGATAGCTCTAAAGCTGATCCTTCCAAACCAATTAATGCTGCGGCTACAGAAATGAAGTTTGCAGATTATATTGACCTGATCAAAACTACCCCTACCGATCTTCGGATCTTCCTGTTCGATCCTATCAAACAGGCCCCTAAGTTACTAAATGATTATATCGCTCCAAAAGAGTTAATGGGCGGTTTTCTGGATAGTTATCCTAATATGTTTTTTGGTGGAAAAGGCTCTGTTACTTTCCTGCATTACGATATAGACATGGCTCATATCTTCCATACGCATTTTAATGGCCGCAAACATGTCATCTTATTTGAGAATAAATGGAAGGAACGTCTTTATCAGATTCCATATGCAACTTATGCATTAGAAGATTATGATATTGAAAATCCTGATTTTGATAAATTCCCTGCCTTAAAAGGAGTAAAGGGTATAGAAGCCTATCTGGAACACGGGGATACGCTGTTTATGCCTACGGGTTACTGGCACTGGATGAAATACCTGGACGGCTCATTTTCTATCAGCTTAAGGGCATGGGACAAGTCATGGGCAGTAAAAGCAAAGAGTCTATATAACCTGATCATCCAGCGTAAGTTCGATGACTTCATGAAAGCAAATTTCAGAGAGAAATACATGGCATGGAAAGAGCGGCTGGCTATAAAAAGGGCGAATAAAGCACTGGCAGAACATGCCCCATCCTAA